The following proteins are encoded in a genomic region of Oncorhynchus kisutch isolate 150728-3 linkage group LG18, Okis_V2, whole genome shotgun sequence:
- the LOC109909534 gene encoding calpain small subunit 1-like isoform X2, whose translation MEVSPTELMNILNRIIGKRSDLKTDGFSIESCRGMVAVMDSDSTGKLGFHEFKFLWNNIKKWQGIYISNDADCSGVISSRELSAAFKSACFPLNDQLFQLIVRRYSDEQGNMDFDNFIGCLVRLDAMCRAFKTLDKDNNGKIKVNIQEWLQLTMHS comes from the exons ATGGAGGTGAGCCCCACTGAACTGATGAACATCCTCAACAGGATCATTGGCAAAC GTTCTGACCTGAAGACTGACGGCTTTAGCATCGAGTCATGCAGGGGCATGGTGGCTGTCATGGAC AGTGACAGCACAGGGAAGCTCGGTTTCCACGAGTTCAAGTTTTTATGGAACAACATCAAGAAATGGCAG GGCATCTACATATCAAATGACGCAGACTGCTCAGGGGTCATCTCCTCACGAGAGCTGTCCGCTGCCTTCAAATCTGCAT GTTTCCCTCTCAACGACCAGCTCTTCCAGTTGATCGTCCGCAGGTACAGTGATGAACAGGGCAACATGGACTTTGACAACTTCATTGGGTGCCTGGTCAGACTGGACGCCATGTGTC GAGCCTTCAAGACTCTGGACAAAGATAACAATGGAAAGATCAAAGTCAACATCCAGGAG TGGCTTCAGTTGACCATGCACTCATAA
- the LOC109909534 gene encoding calpain small subunit 1-like isoform X1, producing the protein MFLAKKLIGGILDVVSNIDPSQFVPSDPPPPRRPLAYAEQNENDEERQFRKVFQQLAGDDMEVSPTELMNILNRIIGKRSDLKTDGFSIESCRGMVAVMDSDSTGKLGFHEFKFLWNNIKKWQGIYISNDADCSGVISSRELSAAFKSACFPLNDQLFQLIVRRYSDEQGNMDFDNFIGCLVRLDAMCRAFKTLDKDNNGKIKVNIQEWLQLTMHS; encoded by the exons ATGTTTCTGGCTAAAAAACTCATTGGTGGCATCCTGGATGTTGTGAG CAACATCGACCCCAGTCAATTTGTGCCATCAGATCCT CCCCCACCACGCAGACCTCTGGCCTACGCGGAGCAGAATGAAAATGACGAGGAGAGACAGTTTCGCAAGGTGTTCCAGCAACTCGCTGGGGAT GACATGGAGGTGAGCCCCACTGAACTGATGAACATCCTCAACAGGATCATTGGCAAAC GTTCTGACCTGAAGACTGACGGCTTTAGCATCGAGTCATGCAGGGGCATGGTGGCTGTCATGGAC AGTGACAGCACAGGGAAGCTCGGTTTCCACGAGTTCAAGTTTTTATGGAACAACATCAAGAAATGGCAG GGCATCTACATATCAAATGACGCAGACTGCTCAGGGGTCATCTCCTCACGAGAGCTGTCCGCTGCCTTCAAATCTGCAT GTTTCCCTCTCAACGACCAGCTCTTCCAGTTGATCGTCCGCAGGTACAGTGATGAACAGGGCAACATGGACTTTGACAACTTCATTGGGTGCCTGGTCAGACTGGACGCCATGTGTC GAGCCTTCAAGACTCTGGACAAAGATAACAATGGAAAGATCAAAGTCAACATCCAGGAG TGGCTTCAGTTGACCATGCACTCATAA